AGTAGGAAGTCCGCCGCCGCACGTTCCGCTGCGCTCGCAGTGATATTGGCGGGCCTCTTCTCGGTCACCGCCCGAGCCCAGGACACTCCGCCCGACGTCGCCGGCGGTGATGAACCGGCCGCCTCCGGCGTTGACGGAGGACTGGCCGAATCCGGTGGCAGAGAAGACGCCGCCTCCGGTGGTGAAGATCTAGTCGCGTCCGGCGCTGATGGGCCGGCCGCCTCCGGCGGTGACGGACAGGCCGCCTCCGGCGGCGGGGCCGAGGGCTGGCTCGAGGTGGCGAGGGAGCGCACGGTGCTGCGCTACGCCTATGTGCTCGGGGAATCGGGCGACGGGGCGAGCGGCGAGCTGCGGGTGGTGCTCGCCGACCGCGAGCTCACGGAGGAGGCGCTCGCGAGCGCCGCGGAGCGCGATGCGCTCGCCGCTCGCGACGAGGCGCGATCGCTCGTCGCCGGCCTGCCAGGGGATGGCGGGGAGATCGAGGTCTGGTTTCACCATCCGCGCCTGCCGCGCGGGATCTCGCTGCGTGGCCTGGCGCATTTCACCCCCGAGAGCGAGAGCGTCGCGCGGCTCGAAGGTCGCCTGGTGCTCTCGGGTGAAGGGATGAACTTCGAGGCCTGGTTCTCGGCCCCGATCCTGCGCCGGGAGACCGGCGACTGGCCGGAGATCGCCGCCGATGAGCGGACTCTGCCGCCCGAGCGCTCTTTCGACGAGGTACTCCGCGACGGCACCGGCGACGAGATCGACGCCGCGCTCGCGCTCTCGCCCGACCTGGAGAAAGTCGGCGGGATCGGAGGCGCGGGCGGCATGAGCGCGCTGGCGATCGCCGCCGACGCCGGGAACCTCGCCGCGATCACCC
The nucleotide sequence above comes from Thermoanaerobaculia bacterium. Encoded proteins:
- a CDS encoding ankyrin repeat domain-containing protein translates to MRKSRKSAAARSAALAVILAGLFSVTARAQDTPPDVAGGDEPAASGVDGGLAESGGREDAASGGEDLVASGADGPAASGGDGQAASGGGAEGWLEVARERTVLRYAYVLGESGDGASGELRVVLADRELTEEALASAAERDALAARDEARSLVAGLPGDGGEIEVWFHHPRLPRGISLRGLAHFTPESESVARLEGRLVLSGEGMNFEAWFSAPILRRETGDWPEIAADERTLPPERSFDEVLRDGTGDEIDAALALSPDLEKVGGIGGAGGMSALAIAADAGNLAAITRLLAAGAAPDYRADRSAMSPLMLAAGRPHPEVVQALLAAGANPKLRTSSAFTPLYHAVLEGQVENARLLIEAGADLPRDRDLLLTTAREKGNAAMTSLLESAAAPPAP